The genomic segment GATGTTTAGCTCTCATCTGCTTGTTTGTagggttttcatatttaaagtTTCTTAAAAGAATTCAAAGCAAGTATAACAGAAACATGGAAAGTCAGAGGTGGCCAGTGTGAGTATAATGTGACAATGCATACCTCTGTTTGGCTagttccctctctctctgacactgctcctccttctccttctccagctgctgACGAAGCTCCTCACACTGGCGGACGTAGCGCTGGGCCGCCCGGTCGTCCGCCTGCAGCAGCTCCGCCTCGTGGAGCGTCCGCAGCTTCTTCAGctcctgtttgtgtttagaaATCAGTTTTTGGATCTCTGGTTCCAGACCTGAagacagaataacagaaaacagTTGACAATCTTTGGCTGATCAGATcctggcaaaaacaaacaaattctcAAGCACTGTACAAACATGTCATCAGCACTGGCTGACAAGTGTCTGTGACTTTTCATGGaatcatcacatcatcacagacagaaaacctgGAACAACATGGTGGGTTTCtggaaactgaactgtgcttcTTTGTTCATGTTGCTTAACAAGCCGGAAAATCCACAAAACCAGCAGCTGCATACAACATTGTTGGTGGATTTGTAAATTCAGTTTGTTAATCTACATTAACAACACAGTGGAACATTTAAAAGATGGTTGTCCAGTGTCCAGCTGCTGTTCTATAGGAGCAGTGAAAATATGCTGTATCAGCTGAAACCTCAAAAACAATAAGTTTCAAAGctgatatttttgtgtcatCTGATGGTGCCTTTAAATAATTTTGTCACTGTTGTGCATCATAAACAGTGGCAGAGATGATGTCACATAACAGATGTAAGCTACACAATATATAGCTATCCCATACGTAAGGTGGAATCACACATCTTGCTTGTTTATGTCCTGATCTTATGAGAActagtaaaaatgttttgatgttagATTTCAGCTCTGTCCTTCACTACCTTTGACAGTGATCTCTTTGATCTTCTTGGTCTTCTCGTCAATCCACTTCTCTCTGCGTATCTTCTCTGTGGCGCTCATTAGGTCTTTTAACTTCTTGATCTCCTGTGGAAAGAGGAAGTGGGTTTAGAAGAGGGTCAATTCTGGTGGTGTGGTGTCAGAGTGAGGATTATGCTGATACATGTAGCACAATATTTGTATCTGACTACATCCACACTGACGTTACatatgtaaacatatttttctctctttaactcTTGGGTCCCGATTAGTCCCAGAAAATTGACCTTTTCCAAAAAAAGCCTCCAGAGTGAGTAAATCTCACATGGTTAGTCTGTTTCAGTGTGTACGGGGAAAACTGTGCTTTTTCAAAAGGTGACGACAATGAGACGCCAGCTCAGTAGCAGCTAAGTGGCCGCAAAGTTAAGAGAGCCTCAAAGGATGGGCATGTTAGGAGAtcaaacaataaactgaaaagTAATGCACAGTTAAATAAAGGAAGGGGAGAACAGAACACCACAGTCACACCTAATAACAGAAAGCACTGTAAGATTAAGCTGTAAATAGAGACTAGAGACAAGAAAAGACTGAGGAGACTCACATGCAGACAGACTGTCCCGGAGATGTTATGTGggacaaacaaatgaaattaaaaagagaaTGATGGAATGAGAAAGATTAACGTGCCAAGAATGaacaggagagaggaaaaaagttACCTCGCACAAGGGACCCAGAATTTGCCACACCTAAACCCAGGAAAAAACAGATATACAGATaaggacaaagaaagaaaaaataaaggaagagagggaaaaaacagaaaataaggctggttaaacaaaagcagcactgtgAGAAAGCAAGACATGGTCACAAACAGGTAAAGCAGAAGTAGAGTGGCAATGGATATACGCACGGTGCAGATTTTTAATTCTTCATGgaacattaaattaatgttgACTCAAGTTTTGTGATGATGGAGAAAACCTACCATTTCATGCTGCTCCTGCATCTGTGCAATCTTCTTGGTGTACTTCTGGTCTACCTGCTTCAGCTCTCCTACGACTCCTTCACAGCGCTCGCTCAAAGCCTTTTTATCATTGATCAGCTGACAAAAAAGAGCATATTTAAAACTTGggcagaaagaagaagaaagggttttgatattttttaagCAGGCTGCAGCTGCGTTTAAATCATGTGCACCTACCTGATCAATGAAAGTGAGATGTCTCTGGATGGTGGCTTCATATTGTTCCTTCTGGAGCTGGAAGTTTCTGTTTagctccttctctgtctctttcacatGTCTAACCGTCAGCTCCCTCTGCTGGGCCTGAAGGAAAGGAGACAAGGAAGAAAGACATACCTGAGCTCTGTGTAGTTCTATTCAGCAGCTACTATTCTCCCTCTACACTAAAATCTGTGTGCATCTCCCCACCAGTGCAGCCTGCAGCATGTTGACTGTGCgtttcttctcctccagctccagcttgATTCTCATCATGGAGCCTGTGATTTCGGCAGCAGTGGCAGACGCCTGGTCGACGCCTGTCAGCTCCTCCTCAGACAAAACAGCCTGAGAATACAAAAATCTACAAGTtaggtttttgtcttttgttaataatcatgacattttcacattaactGCTTTAGCTAGATGatctttgtttatcttttagctgaaaacacaatattttattacatgtgGCTAAATCTAAACAGTGAAATTAAACTGgtcataaaaactaaactaagaaAGGTCTGTAGTGCCCCAGACCCTGACCTCTCTGTGGGATCCTGAGGTGACTGAACGAGGTCTCTCCTGTTCAGACTTCTCCATCTCATCCAGGAAGCTCATAATGCTCTGCAGTTTGGCCTCAGAGAGCAGGGCCCCCCCATCTGGCAGTATGGGGTGGTGACTCAGCTGCCCATGACGCTCAAGGTTGTCCGTGGTCAGAGAATTGGCGTCTCCATCCTTTAATGAGATACGGTGGAGATGCATGTTACAAAAGTACATGCTGGCTGAAGAGGAGCAGTATAAAGCTTTGACAATAATACTATGGGTCTCACGTCATCTATCCAGGCGTATTTCTCTTTGCGGTAGCACTTTGGCTCGGACAGTCTCTCTGGCTCCTCTTCTAACAGCTTCAGGTTGTCCAGCAGCTCATTGAGGGTTGTTTTAGACTGAGTCCTGCTGGACAAAGCTCCCTGCCGATGGTCTTCCACACTCACTGATCTCTGCAGGATCTCCTGGAGCACAGACATAACAGAACAGGGAACAGCAGAATGTTGTAGTTAGATTTATGGACATTTATAGTCATTTTAACcatttcagcagtgtttttggTGACTCACCTGTGAACACTGAGACCCTCTGCAATTGGATGAAGCTGGGGAAACAGCTCTGAAGCTGAGCTCACTCAGATCAGTCACAACATTCAAATTGGAGTCTgtggaaacatttaaacagtCTTGTTATCACAGGATTCACTCACATACTCTTTCACTTTTGAACGAACTAGATATGGATATGTTTTTAGTGCCGATTAATGCTCTTCTGGCTACAATATGATGATACAGAGCCATACAGACCCGTATTCTTAGCTTTGACATCTGTGGGTGACATCGGGCTGTTGTTGCTCAGTGAGGCTGGAGTTTTGTTGATCAGGAAGCTCTTAGGCGGCTTCTTCCGCCCAACCACACCAGTCTGCCTCAGGCTCTCCTCAGCTCCATGCTGCATCTCTGCAGCCTGCTGGGACTTTTTCTGATGCAGCTCCTGCTCCACACCACCAGAGGGAGACATTAGACTTTAGACAAGAGCACACAGAACTCTGAAACGTAACTGATGTTCACTTTAGAAATCAGGGCATAACCCTAAAAAAAGGCTACTAGAAAGTACAGATGGGTTGTTCACCTTAGTGGCAGAGAGGTGAGCCAGACGAGTTTTCTCTTTACGGATCaacttcctgtctttctcctgATGCTGTTCCAGGCAAAcatcctcctctgctctgtcccCACGATCCTACAAGGTAAAAGAAATAGAGggattttaaaacaaagaataatGAATGAAGGAGAGCTAAGGGATGAAGACATTGAGTGAGTTATTTACCTGGGAACAAGGAGATCCTCTATGATTGGACAAAGCTGGAGAAATTGCTCTGAAGCTCAGCTCACCTACATCGGCCACAATATTCAAATTGGAGTCTGTGCAAAGACATAAACATTCAGTTGCTGTCAGAAATAACATCTGTGTCGCAACCTTTTGTGATGAAGTTATAACACATGCAACCAGTATCATAACTTAAAAGAACCAACAGACCCGTGTTCTTAGCTTTGACGTCTGTGGGTGACATTGGGCTGTTATTGCTTGGTGAAGCTGGACTTTTGTTGACTGGAGAAATCTTGGACGGCTTCTTGCGTCCAACTGCACAAGTCTGCCTCAGGTTTTCCACCTCAGCTCCACgctgtttctctgctgccctctgggcttttttctgctgcagctcctgttCCACACCATCAGGGAGACACAACACAATAAACTTAACATAAGCCAGAGAAAGCATCCACAGAGGGacttaaaacaaatgatttagtcttgtttgtgtttttatttgggtCTAAAAGCTTAATAgttatttaatttgaatgaaattagatttttaattagACTAAgcaagaagagacagaaagtcCATTTATGGAAGTGTTATACTAAAAGTTAATCTGGGAACCTCGATGGCAGCAAGACGGGCCAGACGAGCTTTCTCTTCACGAATTCGTTTCCTGTCTTCgtccttcctctgctgctgatcCAAACAACTGtcatcttctgttttctcttcccaCTCCTACAAAGGAAAGGCACAGAGTGTTAGTGCAGAAGCAACAGAAAGAGTGAGATAAACCCCAGTGGTTTAAAAGGTAATCAGATACCTTTCTTTTATTAGCTAGGATGCGTTTGAGTGCAGCCTGGCTTGTGTGTTGCCTCTTGGCATGGCGTCTGTACCAGCGCTGGATAGTAACTGCTGCCTGATTCACCTGCTGAATAAACCTTTTAAAGGACAGAGGAACTG from the Anabas testudineus chromosome 19, fAnaTes1.2, whole genome shotgun sequence genome contains:
- the cep131 gene encoding centrosomal protein of 131 kDa isoform X2, encoding MHTTRSPSSISTGVSGDALDLSLSGSQLSMSKRPSSASPGKYFSRSVSVSVASDSRGKRNTLSDASHGSSRSIKNLRRSNSTTQVNQQANISLSQEQSEDYLALFDSSSDGRKKLASLSKASSDKTTWNILDDQPRVFPQHSSSRSTGSMDSPTSLKKREPGVALAATFTANNRSNKGAVGNSVTTILHNNYSDKPLTPKSSNQKPSFNNILKATANDEVSLENGSLTKSQKNFSSSSSTSNNKSPVSAQHGSPVLSRRREVTEEEAERFIQQVNQAAVTIQRWYRRHAKRQHTSQAALKRILANKRKEWEEKTEDDSCLDQQQRKDEDRKRIREEKARLARLAAIEELQQKKAQRAAEKQRGAEVENLRQTCAVGRKKPSKISPVNKSPASPSNNSPMSPTDVKAKNTDSNLNIVADVGELSFRAISPALSNHRGSPCSQDRGDRAEEDVCLEQHQEKDRKLIRKEKTRLAHLSATKELHQKKSQQAAEMQHGAEESLRQTGVVGRKKPPKSFLINKTPASLSNNSPMSPTDVKAKNTDSNLNVVTDLSELSFRAVSPASSNCRGSQCSQEILQRSVSVEDHRQGALSSRTQSKTTLNELLDNLKLLEEEPERLSEPKCYRKEKYAWIDDDGDANSLTTDNLERHGQLSHHPILPDGGALLSEAKLQSIMSFLDEMEKSEQERPRSVTSGSHREAVLSEEELTGVDQASATAAEITGSMMRIKLELEEKKRTVNMLQAALAQQRELTVRHVKETEKELNRNFQLQKEQYEATIQRHLTFIDQLINDKKALSERCEGVVGELKQVDQKYTKKIAQMQEQHEMEIKKLKDLMSATEKIRREKWIDEKTKKIKEITVKGLEPEIQKLISKHKQELKKLRTLHEAELLQADDRAAQRYVRQCEELRQQLEKEKEEQCQRERELAKQRYEKQLQEEELSLQQQRRRLYKEVADEKERLAQLAARQRAELEDLRRQLEENNSLAGRALRQELDKTREDQERRHQMEMKALQERLDIEKQTWEENYKKKEEAWLLNRERELKEELRRERDKEIELAIWKLEEETSKDKEECERAADNRVKRVREKYESELRELERSERAAVEKQQELRKQQMETEGELIRLQASLRQKEQEVEEITQTRDKLANERRSLAEVIRQEFADRLVTTEEENRRLKTEVSEVRARLRLEVERITREKEEELAEVHQRVKSAILKKDETVNNLRKQHEAALKRADHLEALWEQQRKQLLEK
- the cep131 gene encoding centrosomal protein of 131 kDa isoform X1, whose translation is MHTTRSPSSISTGVSGDALDLSLSGSQLSMSKRPSSASPGKYFSRSVSVSVASDSRGKRNTLSDASHGSSRSIKNLRRSNSTTQVNQQANISLSQEQSEDYLALFDSSSDGRKKLASLSKASSDKTTWNILDDQPRVFPQHSSSRSTGSMDSPTSLKKREPGVALAATFTANNRSNKGAVGNSVTTILHNNYSDKPLTPKSSNQKPSFNNILKATANDEVSLENGSLTKSQKNFSSSSSTSNNKSPVSAQHGSPVLSRRREVTEEEAERFIQQVNQAAVTIQRWYRRHAKRQHTSQAALKRILANKRKEWEEKTEDDSCLDQQQRKDEDRKRIREEKARLARLAAIEELQQKKAQRAAEKQRGAEVENLRQTCAVGRKKPSKISPVNKSPASPSNNSPMSPTDVKAKNTDSNLNIVADVGELSFRAISPALSNHRGSPCSQDRGDRAEEDVCLEQHQEKDRKLIRKEKTRLAHLSATKELHQKKSQQAAEMQHGAEESLRQTGVVGRKKPPKSFLINKTPASLSNNSPMSPTDVKAKNTDSNLNVVTDLSELSFRAVSPASSNCRGSQCSQEILQRSVSVEDHRQGALSSRTQSKTTLNELLDNLKLLEEEPERLSEPKCYRKEKYAWIDDDGDANSLTTDNLERHGQLSHHPILPDGGALLSEAKLQSIMSFLDEMEKSEQERPRSVTSGSHREAVLSEEELTGVDQASATAAEITGSMMRIKLELEEKKRTVNMLQAALAQQRELTVRHVKETEKELNRNFQLQKEQYEATIQRHLTFIDQLINDKKALSERCEGVVGELKQVDQKYTKKIAQMQEQHEMVWQILGPLCEEIKKLKDLMSATEKIRREKWIDEKTKKIKEITVKGLEPEIQKLISKHKQELKKLRTLHEAELLQADDRAAQRYVRQCEELRQQLEKEKEEQCQRERELAKQRYEKQLQEEELSLQQQRRRLYKEVADEKERLAQLAARQRAELEDLRRQLEENNSLAGRALRQELDKTREDQERRHQMEMKALQERLDIEKQTWEENYKKKEEAWLLNRERELKEELRRERDKEIELAIWKLEEETSKDKEECERAADNRVKRVREKYESELRELERSERAAVEKQQELRKQQMETEGELIRLQASLRQKEQEVEEITQTRDKLANERRSLAEVIRQEFADRLVTTEEENRRLKTEVSEVRARLRLEVERITREKEEELAEVHQRVKSAILKKDETVNNLRKQHEAALKRADHLEALWEQQRKQLLEK